CTATAAAATGGGGTGCCAGAGGTGCGCGAATCAATTCTATCTCTCCGGGAATCATTGTTACCCCGCTGGCCATTGATGAGTTTAACGGCCCCAGAGGTGATTTCTACAAGAATATGTTTGCCAAATGCCCGGCAGGCCGTCCGGGAACAGCAGATGAGGTAGCCAATGTGGCAGAACTGCTGATGAGTCCCCAGGGAGCATTTATCACTGGTGCGGACTTCTTAATTGATGGCGGTGCAACAGCCTCCTATTTCTATGGTCCCTTAAAGCCACAGGTATCAAGTGAAACTTGATTCAGGTGGAGTTTAGACTCCATCTGAATCTTAGTTGAACTTATCCAGGGATGTAGCCGTTCTTTACTCATCCTCACTGCTTAAGAAATCGTTTGTAGTTTGCAGTTCGGCGAAAATATCCACTGGATATTTTCGTACTTATAGAAGATGGGAGTATTAGAACGGGTAGTCATCGGATAAACAGACAAGATGAATTAAGAAAAGATAAAAAGGAGAAAAAACATGATCAACAATTTTATTTATTCTGCGCCAACAAAGATTTACTTTGGAGAGAGCCTTGAAAATCTGGGGAGTGAACTGAAACAGTATGGTAATAGAGTTCTTATGACTTACGGAGGAGGCTCCATCAAAAAAATCGGATTGTACGATGCTTTCTATGACATCACCCATGGGTTAGGACTTGCGATTCTGACGCCTAGGTGGATGGAGTATATTCTTGATGAGACCACCGCACCAAAGTTCTATCAGTTTGGTGTCAATGTGTTTGGCATTGACAAGGATCTTCCTGCATTGGAAGTTGGCAAAAAGGCTATTGAAATGCTGTCCGATTTCTTCTTTAATACTCTCGGTTTAAAGAGTAACTTGACAGAAATCGGCATTGATGATTCCAAGTTTGAAATAATGGCAAAGAAATCCTGTGGAAACGGAATGATGCCGGGCTATAAGCAACTGAATCAGCAGGATGTTGAAAATATCTTTAAGATGTGTCGTTGAGAGAGCAGGTTGGATGTCGGGGAGGAAAAGGCTGGTTTACGGAAAGCTGACATGGTTTATTTAATAGAAGATACGTGTGAAAGGAAGGTGATGATCGTGTATAATCCTCAGCTTGATACATTTATACGTGTGGCGGATGCTGGAAGTTTCAGCAAGGCTGCCGAAAATATGTATATCACACCTTCAGCTGTTATAAAGCAAATAAACCTGTTGGAGAATGAACTTGGGTTACAGTTGTTTGAGAGGACTCATCGAGGTCTCAGCCTCACGGAGGCAGGAAAGTCCCTCTATCAGGATGCAAAATACATTATTCAATACTGTGATGAATCCATCATCCGTGCTAAAAATGCGATGCAGAAGAAAGAAAGCATTATTCGCATTGGAACATCTCTTATGACGCCTCCTCAGTTTCTTGTGGAATTATGGCCGAAGATTCACGAGCATTACCCGGACCTCAAATTTCAGTTTGTTCCCTTTGAAAATACCCCGGAAAATGCAAGAGAAATACTGAAAAATCTCGGTCAAAACTTTGACATTGTCGCAGGTATCTTTGACCAGAACCTTCTCAATCTACGGGAATGTGAGGGAACAGAGATTTCAAGAGAGCCTATATGCTGTGCCGTATCGGTTAATCACAGGCTTGCAGGGAAGTGTAAGCTGACGGTGCAGGATTTATACGGCGAAAACCTTATGCTGATTTATCGGGGCTGGAGCAGCTATATAGATAAGCTGAGGGACGACTTGATGGAGCATCACTCACAAATTCATATCGTTGACTTTGATTTTTACGATGTGAATGTCTTTAATCAATGCGAATACACCAACGACCTGCTCATGGCTATTGACAAATGGGAAAATGTGCATCCGCTTTTAAAGATTATCCCTGTCGAATGGGACTACACGATGACCTTTGGAATTCTTCATTCTCCGAATCCATCGGAGAGGGTACAGCGTTTCCTTAAAGCCTTACAGCTTGTGGTGTCAACTAAATAATAAGGTATTACCTTTGGGTATAAACTGAAAGAAAATCCGAGACTTCTTATGAGGTCTCGGTTAAGTTTTGATATAGATATACAAAAATTATTGAGGGAGAAGAAAGAGGTATGAAAAAAAGAATCTTAGGAGTAACAGAGGCGTAAACCCGAATGATACTGGGTTGCGTCTCTTGTCTATTTGATACGGGTACCTAAAATGGCTATTTATGTCGAGTTCTTTTTCATCCTGTCAAGTTACTGTATTGTAATTGCATTTCAGAAATAGACGAAGTATACTACTATAAATAGTATAATATTAAACAAAGTCAAAATTGTGTTACAAAAAGGGAAGTTTGGATTTATTCCTTAATAGACAATAATTTAGGAGTTTGAATTATGGGAGATGCAAAGATACCTAACCGTATGGAAAAGAAAAAAAAGCAGACCAGAATTAAAATAATTGAAGTAGCTATGAGTCTGTTTGAAAAACAAGGGTTTTCTCAAACCACAATGGAACAAATCGCTGACGTCGCTGACGTGGCTAAAGGAACGCTGTACAATCATTTTTCATGCAAAGAAGCGATCGTCTCTGCTTATGTCCAGACAGTTAATAACCAGACGATACCGGTACTTAAGGACCTTCTAAGCGACTTGCCAAATACGCGCTCGCGGCTGTTAAAAGTGTTACTACAGGTTTTCGACTGGGGTAAGCTAAACCGCGAGTTAGTTATGATCTATTTTTCTTTTAGGATGCAGAATCTGGTTAAAGGACTGCCTGAGCCAGGTGAACGCAGTGGTTTTGCCGAGATCTTAGCTATGATTTTCAGGCAGGGTCAATTAGATGGCGAACTTAGGGAAGGTGTTTCTGCTGAGTACTTAGCAAACTACTTTAACATGATTTATTTTAGGATTCTCATCGAGTGGCTTAGTCTGCCTGACAAGTATCCGCTACAGGAACAGTTGGCAACAAATATTGATCTATTTTTAAATGGGGTGAAAAGATAAATTGAGGGGGGAACAGGGTGAAAAGGGATGAACAGTATATTCTTGGTTGGGAACAAGCGTTTGTAAGCGGGGTAGAACACTGCGGCGGTAAAGGCTGGAACTTGAGCAGAATGGCCCGGTACGGGTTTAAGGTGCCGAAGGGGGGAATAATCACTGCTGCAGCCTTCATACTTTTTGTCGAAGAAAATGGCCTCGCCCAACAATTAAGGGACGTTTCAGAATCTTTTCGGAGCACCGGCAATGATGAACTGGCCCTGGCTCAAAAGCTGGACTCACTTAAGAAGAGTTTTTTTACAGCCCGCGTTCCGGAGCCGGTTGTTACACAAGTTTCTCACTTTCTTGCACAACTCGATATAACTGACAAACCCCTAGCCATACGATCCTCTGCCTCAGGTGAAGACTCGCCTAAGGCTTCCTTTGCCGGAATTCACGATTCTTTTCTTAATGTACAGGGTTTAGACAAGATACTTTCGGCTATTAAGAGGTGTTATGCCTCACTGTGGAGTATGCGAGCCCTGGCCTACCGACAAAAGATGGGTTTTGCTGACCAGGAAGTCCTCCCGTCCGTGGTGATAATGGAGATGGTTGATGCCAAATCCTCGGGAGTTGGTTTTAGCTGCAATCCCCAAAGCGGTCGGTTGGACCAAATAGTGATTGAAGCCAATTTCGGTCTGGGTGAATCTATAGTCGGGGGCAGCACTGAACCAGACCAATATATTGTTAATTACAACCTCGAATTAATTGAGAAGAAAATTGGACATAAACTGTTTGTCACCATAGCCCGGGAAGATGGAGAAACTCAGTTGGTTCCTATTCCTCAATCCCTGAATCCGGACGGACAGGTGCTGAGTGACCCGGAAATAATTGAACTTAGCGTTTTGATTGCCAGAGTATATAAGGCCCTGGGGGAAGGTGAAGTGCAGCAGGATGTGGAGTGGGCATTTAATGGAAAGCATTTCTTTATTTTGCAAGCACGTCCTGTAACTGGGCAGGCCAGCTATACTTATCCTATTCTAAAAGATCAGCCGGATATCTGGTCCAATGGCAACTTCAAAGATACCTGCCCCATGGTATTCTCGGCCTTCCTGCACCGTCCGATGATTTCAGCAATAAACAATTTGCTGGCAGTAGTGCCCAAAGAATTGGGCTATCCAGCCCTTGAA
This Desulfosporosinus orientis DSM 765 DNA region includes the following protein-coding sequences:
- a CDS encoding iron-containing alcohol dehydrogenase, with the protein product MINNFIYSAPTKIYFGESLENLGSELKQYGNRVLMTYGGGSIKKIGLYDAFYDITHGLGLAILTPRWMEYILDETTAPKFYQFGVNVFGIDKDLPALEVGKKAIEMLSDFFFNTLGLKSNLTEIGIDDSKFEIMAKKSCGNGMMPGYKQLNQQDVENIFKMCR
- a CDS encoding LysR family transcriptional regulator codes for the protein MVYLIEDTCERKVMIVYNPQLDTFIRVADAGSFSKAAENMYITPSAVIKQINLLENELGLQLFERTHRGLSLTEAGKSLYQDAKYIIQYCDESIIRAKNAMQKKESIIRIGTSLMTPPQFLVELWPKIHEHYPDLKFQFVPFENTPENAREILKNLGQNFDIVAGIFDQNLLNLRECEGTEISREPICCAVSVNHRLAGKCKLTVQDLYGENLMLIYRGWSSYIDKLRDDLMEHHSQIHIVDFDFYDVNVFNQCEYTNDLLMAIDKWENVHPLLKIIPVEWDYTMTFGILHSPNPSERVQRFLKALQLVVSTK
- a CDS encoding TetR/AcrR family transcriptional regulator; the encoded protein is MGDAKIPNRMEKKKKQTRIKIIEVAMSLFEKQGFSQTTMEQIADVADVAKGTLYNHFSCKEAIVSAYVQTVNNQTIPVLKDLLSDLPNTRSRLLKVLLQVFDWGKLNRELVMIYFSFRMQNLVKGLPEPGERSGFAEILAMIFRQGQLDGELREGVSAEYLANYFNMIYFRILIEWLSLPDKYPLQEQLATNIDLFLNGVKR